The segment tatcagttccaaatgacaaagttgaggggtatatcagacccttttccctagaTTCTATAAAAACTGGACGATACTATTTGATCAAAAATATTGAGACATATACTAATAACCATATGttaagatataatatttattaataaatatttgctCAGTTTTAATAGATCTTATATTTGTTTATGGTGTCTATTTACTTGTATAGTTGATGATTAGTGTGTAGAGTTTTAGCTTATACACAGAGAATTAAATCATCGATTCTTATAAgtataaagtttttttattcACAATCTAAGATGAAAATTGGACATGCCATCGATACGATTGTAGCAtaagattatatgtaatttatcttgattatgggaACGGTGTAGTTCTAACTTCTTGTGCTAgtacattttgtatgtattgaacatGACCCAGTATAAATAGTTATTTTCGACTGgctgaaaaaaaaacatatcctctaaactattaaatatacatatatttttaatcatgacataactattatgatctgtatatattaattatcgttttgatttattaaaaggtgagattttGAGATGAGTCAATGTATCTGGTAGATTAGATGATAATACTatatattgatgaataataagttagttgatgaaattcatgtctCGTTATAGAGATTGATTGATATGTCTTTTTGAGAAACTTACAAGTTTTCATCGTGTTAAACCTTGCAAATGaattgaaataagttaagtagtgcTCTAAAGGACATTAGTCATTAAATTAAATTCgtcaataatataatttattgattattatctaTAGTCTTAACATGGAGAATTACACAAGTgtttaatgaaaaattttaaaatataattagagAGTGCAATTACGATTTTCTAATGAAATGATTTGTAATTtgttatgataaaaataaattcaaattaattatttgaattacttccataataggaagcatcagtaattaattttgtaatttacCGTGCCAATATTTTAACTAAAACTCAGAATCTTATTTTcaagggaaaagaaaaaaagagtgtgttctttttttgaaaaaaaacgtGTGTTTCTTTTCTCAAGAAGGAAAATAACTACTTTAGACCGGAAAGAAATCTCAATAATAAGATTTATCCTAACCTAGAAAGACAGTCAGTTTTCTCTTCtcaacccaaaagctagctcaaatgTTGAGGCTTTCCCTCACACTTATAAATTGACCAACAGCCCCTTCCACTTCCGATGTGGGATAACCCAACAGTCTCCCCCTTCACAAATCCCCCTTCACACATCGGGCCTTGGGCTGGAGAGAACGACAACCCAGTTTCTCCCGGTGGGCTGAGACTTGTTGATAAcctgggctctgataccaatgttGGGTGGTCTTGGACCTTCtcaacccaaaagctagctcaaatgTTGAGGCTTTCCCTCACATTTATAAATTGACCACCAGCCCCTTCCACTTTCGATGTGGGATAACCCAACACAGAGAATATCATAGTTGTTGTTTATCTTGTAAATTCACATTCGTTTAAAGGTATCCGCTCACGCTTCAAGACGtacttattaaattaaatttctataaGTTTATGTGTTCTAGCATAATTATAGTTCATATTTTAGCATAAGCAATTAAGCATATTAATTGTCTATTATTCAGGTAAATAGTAAGATTCTGAACTAACGACaaacttttaattttcctttcattactaTGTTTCTAAACTAATGAATCTCATGAATGAATCCTACGTacgtattttaaattaattgaactCTATAAAAATAGCGAAGAAACCTAGCCTCTCTTCGTTCTCACTATTCGGATCAATATTCAATGTGGAGCGCGTAAAACGATAAGATTCGTGATATATGTCATTCGGGTCGGGTCATATATCAAATCATACCAAACTACTCAACAAAATAGCCAatagaaaaaaacaaacaaaaaaacagtaaacaccaaaataaaaataaaaatagaaaattcacttttaaaaaataaaatttctctGCGAATAAGTGTCGGCTGCTTCTTTATTTCTTGGGTTCTGTATTTGCAAAATCGTTTCTATAAAAAtccattctttttcttataaacaaaacaaaaagctGTTTAAGGAACAGAATCAAAAATTTTcttggattttttttatcatatggTTTTAGTTTACATCTACATTTGTTGTTGGAGCTTATTTTAGCTTCAAAATAACAACACTGAACTGGATTCAGTGTAAAATTTCATCCCAAAAAATCCCATTTTGAGATTTTCTCAATCTCTTCATTGCCATTTTCAGgtacttttttctttctttcttcaaatcttgatttttattttgttctgaTAAAAAGGGTTTAATACCATTGGTGTCACTTTCTCTGTCATGGGGTTTTGTTAAAGTACAATTTTGATGCTAAAtatgggtaaacacatatttttttggtgtaaaaatGTAATCTTTATGTAATTGGGATGTGTTAATacttttaaactttttgtttgTGATTGGTCAGTTTGCTCTGTTTAACTGTGGCTTCTTCATGTTCTTAGAACTTTGTGTAttgatagtatttttttttttaataaaatgatttgcAGAATGGTAAATGGCACTGTGCAACAATGGCTATATTCATTAGTTACTTTTTCGATTATTTTTGGAACTGAAGCACTCTTTGTAAATATTACTTACGTTCTCAGTGGGGTGGCAAAAGGAGCAGGTAAgaaattgttttcctttttgtttcgAACTAAGCTAGCGTTTTActatagattttaaaaatttatgatgtATGTCCAAACACAAATCTCAAAAGTCACGacttcaaaaactcaaaattttaagatttaacTTCAAAATCTATGGTCAAACGGGGAGCTTTAAGTTTATGAATGTGGAAAtgtgttgattttgatgtcattgaTGTGTTTGCAGTATGTCTGGATGGGAGTCCACCGGCATATCATCATGACAAAGGATTTGGTACAGGGGTTAACAGTTGGTTAATCCAAATGGAGGTTTGTTTATCTATACACAATTTCTATGACTAGAGTTTAAGTTAGATAACTAGGCGTGTTGATCGATAGACTTCTCTGCAAAAGACGGAATTGGCAAAACATTATTGTTGTTGCATTTTTGGATCATATTTCTGTCCCAATACAAATCATTTGGATTTTTGCTTTCAATATTGTGGTACTTAAGTAGAGTTCTTGCCCTAGTGATTTATAAAATACAGAAGGAGAAAATGATGCATGAATAATATACAGGAacgttttaaaatttgattatgaGGCTTTATGATCTATAAATTCACCAGCCATAACTTGAAAGGGTGACTGAGTTGGTTGAGCAGGGGATCTTCCAAATGAGGGGTCTCAGGTTCGAGATGCTCAACATGCTTTCTTGGTCAAGCTTGTTGCACGGAGCTCGCCTAGTGTAGTTTATCTATCATGTGTGGTTTGCGGGTGGGGGATTACCCTGTATGCACCCTAAAGGTAGAGGCTGCAGATTCCCtgtcattaaaaaataacaattcacCAACCATATTGCCTAGGGTACATCTATGAATAATATCTAAAGATGCTTTTGTGCAGAAACCTTTTGAAGTATCTCTACGAGTGTTGAATGGACAAGATGTATTTGTATCGAAATTCaatgttaaaattttatttccaGGGAGGAGGTTGGTGCAATAATGTCACCACTTGTCTTTCCCGAAAGAATACTCGCTTGGGATCATCTAAGCAGATGGTAGAAAATCTCGCTTTTTCAGGGATTCTCAGCAACAAGCCTCAGTTTAATCCAGGTAGAGCTTTCACTGACTTTGGTATTGCTGGCTCTCATGAATAACATTTTTTTGTCTGAATAACAGTGTTACATCTTATTTAAATTGTAGACTTCTATAACTGGAACAGAGTAAAGGTTGGATATTGTGATGGATCATCCTTTACTGGTGATGTTCAAGAAGTCAATCCGGTAATTTTGAGTTAATACTGATAGTCTTAATTCGTCCTAAACAATGGTTCTCTCAATATCTCATAAAAAACCCGTAATGATTCTGATGAAATCCTTTATACATATCAGATAACTAAACTTCACTTCAGAGGGGCACGGGTTTTTCTTGCTGTTATGGAGGAACTGTTGGCAAAAGGAATGAAGAATGCTGAAAATGTACCGCCTTTTGCCTTCTTATCTCTATCTCAGATGCTTAGGTGCTCGTAACACTTTACTGTTGACTGGCTCACAAATCAAGTTCTAATGTTAGGCTATTCTGTCTGGATGTTCAGCTGGCGGATTGACTTCAATTTTACATTGTGATAGCTTCAAAGCACTCCTACCAATGGGTGCTAAAGTAAAGTGCTTCTCGGATGCTGGTTATTTTATCGATGTGTAAGgatttttatagtttattactatcctggtgttcTCCAAttactaaaaaacaaaaaccttgGTGTTCTTAAAGCCTTCaagaattttattttccttcGACTGCTAGTGTAACTCTCTGCTTTTATTGCAGGAAAGATATTTCTGGTGCGCCTCATATTGAAGAATACTTCAGAGATGTTGTTAGCTTACATGTATGTTTCTTTAACATCCTTCTCATGGGAGTTCCATTAAAATTTTGGTTGTAGCTAGCTCCACATTATTTTCGTTCATCTTCTGGATGTGTCAAGGCCTACTGTGAGCAATCCATGGTTTAGCCAGCCATTATTCGATTTGATTTGTGAAGTGAACACCCTGTAGATTgttatgtaatttttctttttctctttagaGGATAAAAATGTTGGAAATCTGTAACTTTTTATCTCCTTTTCTATGAACTTCCATTTTCTAATGTTACTTGTGtctagaaaaaagaagaaaaagtgaagTCAATGGAGAGACTTAAGATAAATTTGATGTTCATTTTACCTTATATTGCCTTCAGGGTTCTGCCAAGAATCTGCCACCAGTGTGTACCTCAAGGTTGAAGCCGGATTTGGTAAGAGCTGTTTCTTTCATAATATAGTGTCTGCCTTTTACTTTATTTCATCTTACAC is part of the Solanum pennellii chromosome 8, SPENNV200 genome and harbors:
- the LOC107028823 gene encoding pectin acetylesterase 8-like isoform X1; translated protein: MVNGTVQQWLYSLVTFSIIFGTEALFVNITYVLSGVAKGAVCLDGSPPAYHHDKGFGTGVNSWLIQMEGGGWCNNVTTCLSRKNTRLGSSKQMVENLAFSGILSNKPQFNPDFYNWNRVKVGYCDGSSFTGDVQEVNPITKLHFRGARVFLAVMEELLAKGMKNAENAILSGCSAGGLTSILHCDSFKALLPMGAKVKCFSDAGYFIDVKDISGAPHIEEYFRDVVSLHGSAKNLPPVCTSRLKPDLCFFPQNVAQHVRTPLFLVNAAYDSWQIKNILAPDVADPYGVWLNCKLDILKCSSRQLQIMHGYRLLFLRALNALGPSSSRGYFINSCYAHCQTEVQETWYRADSPKLANKTIAKALGDWFYDKNPFQKIDCPYPCDKTCHNRVFDPNVHTFNIDI
- the LOC107028823 gene encoding pectin acetylesterase 8-like isoform X2, with product MDKMYLYRNSMLKFYFQGGGWCNNVTTCLSRKNTRLGSSKQMVENLAFSGILSNKPQFNPDFYNWNRVKVGYCDGSSFTGDVQEVNPITKLHFRGARVFLAVMEELLAKGMKNAENAILSGCSAGGLTSILHCDSFKALLPMGAKVKCFSDAGYFIDVKDISGAPHIEEYFRDVVSLHGSAKNLPPVCTSRLKPDLCFFPQNVAQHVRTPLFLVNAAYDSWQIKNILAPDVADPYGVWLNCKLDILKCSSRQLQIMHGYRLLFLRALNALGPSSSRGYFINSCYAHCQTEVQETWYRADSPKLANKTIAKALGDWFYDKNPFQKIDCPYPCDKTCHNRVFDPNVHTFNIDI